CCTGACCATCGACGTGATCGACCAGAAGAGCCGCGACTACGGCTTCGAAGGCGCACTGACCCGACACTTCCAGAGCGGCTGGGAAGCGGGCAGCACCCTGCACCTGGTGCGTTCGGAAGAAGAGGGCGCCAACGGCGACTGGATCAAGCGCGACGCCCGCTACGCCTCGCTGTCGAAATCCACCGCGTTCATCGGCTGGAAGGGCGACCGCACCAGCGCCCGCCTGCAAGGCAATCACGCCTTCACCCTCAAGGACGACGCCGACCACAAGATCAGCGGCTACACCACCTTCGACCTGCTCGGCAGCCGCGACACCGAATTCGGTACCTTCAGCGGCGGCATCCAGAACCTGCTGGACAAGCAATACAGCACGGTCTGGGGTCAGCGGGCGACGCTGTTCTACTCGCCGACCTACGGCCCGGCGTACCTGTATGACTATCAGGGCCGTGGGCGGACGTATACGTTGAGCTGGTCGATGGCTTATTGATCGGCTGAAAAGACAAAACCCGCGATCTCTGGAAAGGGATCGCGGGTTTTTTCGGGCTGCGAGATGGGCCGGATTCCGCCGCCATCAAATTGCAGGCATAAAAAAACCCTGAATCTTGCGATTCAGGGTTTTCGGTATTTGGTGCCCAGAGACGGAATCGAACCGCCGACACGGGGATTTTCAATCCCCTGCTCTACCGACTGAGCTATCTGGGCAACGGGGCGCATTAAAAGGGTTTTTCGGATTTACGTCAACGACTTTTTTAAAATTTCTTAAATTAATTCCGTCGCTTACGATCCGACCCCCGATTTCCGCTGATTATTCCGCTGGCGGAACGTAGCCTTCGGCCTGGGCGTATTCCTCGCCGGAGAAGTACTTGTCCATTTCGCCCTGCAGATATTTGCGGTCTTCGGCGTTCATCATGTTCAGGCGTTTTTCGTTGATCAGCAGGGTCTGGTGTTTCTGCCAGTCGGCCCAGGCCTTGGCCGAGACGTGTTCGAAGATGTCCTGGCCCTTGGCGCCCGGGTACGGTGGGCGCTCCAGACCTTCGAGTTGTTCTTTGTACTTGCGGCACATTACGGTGCGGGTCATGTCGACTCTCCTGCATTCAAGACGGCGGCCGCGCGTTCGAGCAAGGTCTTGACCGGGGCGGCGAGGCCCAGGCGCGGCGGGGTGGCGAGGTTATACCAGAGCCAGTCGGCCTCGGCCACGTGACCGCCGGCTTCCTGTACCTGGACCAGCCAGGGTTCGATGGACAACTGAAAATGGCTGAAGGTATGGACGAGGCTTGGCAGCGCCTGCTGCTCGCCCAGTTCCAGCGAGTGCTGCGCGGCGAGGTGTGGCAGGTCGTCGAGGTCGTCGAGTTCCGGCAGGCTCCATAAACCGCCCCACAATCCGCTGGACGGGCGGCGGTAAAGCAGAATCGCGCCGTCCTCGTTGGCCAGCAGCGGCATCAGCGTGCGTTTCTGCGGAATGGCTTTACGAGGCTTGGGAATCGGGTAACGGGTCTCCAGGCCGAGCATGTGCGCTTCGCAACCCTTTTCCAGCGGGCACAGCAGGCAGCTCGGTTTGCTGCGGGTGCACAGCGTGGCGCCCAAATCCATCATCGCCTGGGTGTAGGCGTTGACCCGATCCTGCGGCGTGAAGCGCTCTGCGTTGGCCCACAGTTGCTTGGCGACCTTAGGCTCGCCGGGGTAGCCCTCCTGCGCGGTAAAGCGCGCCAGCACCCGTTTGACGTTGCCGTCGAGGATCGGCGCCCGCAGGCCCATGCTGATGCTGGCAATCGCGCCGGCGGTGGACAGGCCAATGCCCGGCAAGTCCGTGAGCTTCTCGACATCGCGCGGAAACTCGCCGCCGTACTGGCTGACGACGATCTTCGCGGTCTTCTGCAGATTGCGCGCACGGGTGTAGTAACCCAGCCCGGTCCACAGGTGCAGCACTTCGTCCTCCGGTGCTTCGGCCAAAGCCTCGACCGTCGGCAGCGCAGTCATGAACCGGTCGAAGTAATTGAGCACGGTGCTGACCTGAGTCTGCTGCAACATGATCTCGGACACCCACACCCGATACGGGTTGATGTTCTGTTGCCAGGGCAAATCATGGCGGCCGTGGCGGTCGAACCATTCCAGCACCGCCGTGGAAAACTGCTCCGCTCTCATCGCTTGAACAGCCCCTTCAATGCGTTTTTCAGTTCCGGGCTGACTTTGTCGCCCAGTTTCTCGTCGATTTTTTCGCTGAGCTTGTCGCCGGCCATTTTGGTCGCGACCTGGCCGAGGCGTTCGTTATCCACGCGGCAAGCCTTGGCCCCCAGTTCCAGCGGGCCACGGCAGCGTAGCGGCCATTCGATGCCGACGAATTTTTCGCCGACCTGGCAGGCCGGGTCCGGCATGGCGCTGGTGTCGCCTTCCACGATGATGCCGACGCGATAGTCCATGCCCAGCACTTTCAGGTCGATGTCGCCGTCACCGTTGACGGTCATGCCCGGGATTCGCACCTTCAGGTCCGGGTTGCTGGCGACGCCGTTGCGGAACGTCAGGTTGCCCTTGAGTTCCTGGAACGGCGTGTCCTTGCCCCGTGGCTCGCCGCTCAGGGATTTGCGGTTGAGGGTGGCGATGCCCTTGCACAGTTGCTGTTCAAGGTTGGCGTTGAGCAACACGCCGTTGTTGATCACGAAACTGGCGTTGCCGTTGAGGGTGTCGATCAGCGCCTGCTGGCTGTTGCCGCTACCGGTGACGGTGCTGGTGAGGTTCACCAGGCCTTTGACCGGCGGATTCTTGCCCTGGCTTTCGAGGATTTTTTCCACCGGCACGCGGTTGATCCGGGTTTGCAGGTTCAACAGCGGTGCATTCGGGCGCACGTCCAGCGTGCCCTTGGCTTCGAAGTCGCCGTTGTACAACTCGCCGCGCAGGTTTTCCAGGGTCAGCAGGCCGCCCTGGCCGGTGGCTTTCAGCGCGGCGTTCTGGATCGGCAATTTGTCGAGGGTCAACTGGCCGAAGGTCAGATCGGCGTTCACGTCCAGTTTGCTCAGGCGCTCCACCGGAAACAGGCGCTCGGTGCTCCAGGCGCTTTTGCTCGGTTTGTCCGGCAGCGGGGTGCTGCCGGCGCCGGCCATGGCGTCGGCTTCGGTGCTGGCGACTTCAGTCTGGCGTGCCTGGGTGGCGCTGGCGGCTTTTTCCGATTTCGGCGGCAGGTAGCGGTCGACGTTGAAGGTGTCGGCCTTGAGGATCGCCCGCAGCGATTGCTTGGCGAAGTCTTCGACGGCGATGCGGCCGCTGAAGCTGCTGTCGTCGAGTTTCAGGTTGATGTTGTCCAGCGCCAGGCTGGTCGGTGTGGCAGCGACACGGCTGACCAGCTCGACTTTGCTCAGGCTGCCTTCGGCCATGGCCGGGAGGGTCTGGCCGATGCTGTCGACGAACTTCGCCAGATCGAACTGGGCGATGGAGATCGCGCCGGTGATTTGCGGGGTCTTGTCCAGATCGTTGGCCTTCAGTTCACCCAGTGCGCGCAACTGGTTGGCGGAGATCTTGATCCCGGTCCATTCGGCGACATTTGCAGCCTTGTCCAGCAGCATCTGCCCTTGGGCGGAGAACGTCATGGCTTTGCCTTGCAGCGGATCGCCGGTCAGTTCGCCGGACAGCTTCAGGTCTTCGAACTTGTAGCGTTGCAGGGCGCGCTCGATGCGCAGCTCGCCGTTCAGCTCGGTGCGAACTCGCAGCACGGGCTGATTGGTGCTGAGGAACGCGGTGGCTTTCAGCGGAATGTTGGTCGAATCGTGCACCGCACCGGTGCTCAGCTGGATGCTTTCGGCGCTGAACTGCTTGCCGGTCTGTTCGTCGTTGTATTCAACCCGGGCGTTGTTGACGGTCAGGCTGTCGATGTCGAGGCGGATCGGCTGCGGCGGCTTTTCCGGCTGGGCAGGTGTTTCGGCGACCGGTTCGCCGGCGGCAGCTGGCGGGGTGCTGCCCGGCGCAGGGGCGGCAGTCGGCAGCTTGCCGATGTCTTCCCAGTTGCCGTGGCCATTCTTGTCACGGTTCAGGCGCAGGTTCAGGCCTTCGACGCGCACGTCGCTCATCTGCACTTCGCGGCGCAGCAGCGGCAGCACGCGCACCGACAGACCGAGCATCTGCAGATCGGCATACGGCTCGTCAGGCTTGATCAGGGTGGCGACGCTGGCCTCGTGCAATTCCAGGCCGAGCCACGGGAACAGGCTCCAGCCGATATCGCCATTGAGCGTCAGCTCGATGTGGGCCTTGTCGCGGGCTATCTGGCGGATCTCGTTTTTGTAGTCGTTGGGATCGAAGAAGTGGGTCAGGGCGAAGCCCGCCGCCACAATGATCAGCAACAGCCCGAGAAGTACCAGACCCAGGATTTTGCCGAACGCTTTCATGGGCGAGTCCTTGTAGTTAGTCGAATTCGTAATTTAGCCGGGGAGTATAGCGCTGCCTGACCCCGTGCTGGTGCTGTGTCCTGAGGAGCCTCTTGAACCGCGGCGTGCAGCGCTTCGACAACGGTCGGCGGGAGGGTTCCCCGGTGATATGAGATCAGATGACTCGAAAAAGGTGATATCAGTTTGGTTTTTCTGTCACGTGCAGATGGTAACCTTCGCCCGTTCGTCCGTCCCTCTGCGACTTTTGGTCGCGCTTCAAGGAGCTCCACCCACTAACACGGTCATGCCTGCGTGCATAAAGGCCGGGGGTGAGCAGTGGCTGACGAACACATACTAATAATTGGGGGATACACAATGAGCACGAGCATCACGGCGGACGGCCTCAGCGCCGCCCAGCCTGCGTTCCTGTCCAAGGAACGCATCATCGCCAAGCCCGGTTTCAACCGCTGGCTGGTCCCACCGGCCGCTCTGGCCATTCACCTGTGCATCGGCATGGCTTACGGTTTTTCCGTGTTCTGGTTGCCGCTGTCCAAGGCACTGGGCATCACCGCGCCGGTGGCTTGCGCGCCGGACATGGGCTTCATCGCACAAGTCTTCTCGTCGCAATGCGACTGGCCGATCTCCATGCTCGGCTGGATCTACACCCTGTTCTTCATCTTCCTCGGCTGCTCGGCAGCGATCTGGGGCGGCTGGCTCGAACACGCCGGGCCACGCAAGGCCGGCGTTGTATCGGCTCTGTGCTGGTGCGGCGGTCTGCTGATTTCCGCGCTGGGTATTTATACCCACCAGATCTGGCTGATGTGGATCGGCTCCGGCGTGATCGGCGGTATCGGTCTGGGCCTGGGCTATATCTCGCCGGTCTCGACCCTGATCAAGTGGTTCCCGGACAAGCGCGGCATGGCGACCGGCATGGCGATCATGGGTTTTGGTGGCGGCGCGATGGTTGGCGCTCCACTGGCAACCGCACTGATGAGCCATTTCGCGTCGCCAACCGGCGTGGGCGTATGGCAGAGCTTCGTGGCCATGGCCGCGATCTACTTCGTGTTCATGATCGGTGGTGCACTGGCTTACCGCGTGCCGCCAACCGGCTGGAAGCCTGAAGGCTGGACCGCGCCGGCGAAGAAAGCCTCGAATGCGATGATCACCCACCG
This genomic window from Pseudomonas kribbensis contains:
- a CDS encoding oxidative damage protection protein; the encoded protein is MTRTVMCRKYKEQLEGLERPPYPGAKGQDIFEHVSAKAWADWQKHQTLLINEKRLNMMNAEDRKYLQGEMDKYFSGEEYAQAEGYVPPAE
- the mutY gene encoding A/G-specific adenine glycosylase, whose translation is MRAEQFSTAVLEWFDRHGRHDLPWQQNINPYRVWVSEIMLQQTQVSTVLNYFDRFMTALPTVEALAEAPEDEVLHLWTGLGYYTRARNLQKTAKIVVSQYGGEFPRDVEKLTDLPGIGLSTAGAIASISMGLRAPILDGNVKRVLARFTAQEGYPGEPKVAKQLWANAERFTPQDRVNAYTQAMMDLGATLCTRSKPSCLLCPLEKGCEAHMLGLETRYPIPKPRKAIPQKRTLMPLLANEDGAILLYRRPSSGLWGGLWSLPELDDLDDLPHLAAQHSLELGEQQALPSLVHTFSHFQLSIEPWLVQVQEAGGHVAEADWLWYNLATPPRLGLAAPVKTLLERAAAVLNAGEST
- a CDS encoding AsmA family protein, yielding MKAFGKILGLVLLGLLLIIVAAGFALTHFFDPNDYKNEIRQIARDKAHIELTLNGDIGWSLFPWLGLELHEASVATLIKPDEPYADLQMLGLSVRVLPLLRREVQMSDVRVEGLNLRLNRDKNGHGNWEDIGKLPTAAPAPGSTPPAAAGEPVAETPAQPEKPPQPIRLDIDSLTVNNARVEYNDEQTGKQFSAESIQLSTGAVHDSTNIPLKATAFLSTNQPVLRVRTELNGELRIERALQRYKFEDLKLSGELTGDPLQGKAMTFSAQGQMLLDKAANVAEWTGIKISANQLRALGELKANDLDKTPQITGAISIAQFDLAKFVDSIGQTLPAMAEGSLSKVELVSRVAATPTSLALDNINLKLDDSSFSGRIAVEDFAKQSLRAILKADTFNVDRYLPPKSEKAASATQARQTEVASTEADAMAGAGSTPLPDKPSKSAWSTERLFPVERLSKLDVNADLTFGQLTLDKLPIQNAALKATGQGGLLTLENLRGELYNGDFEAKGTLDVRPNAPLLNLQTRINRVPVEKILESQGKNPPVKGLVNLTSTVTGSGNSQQALIDTLNGNASFVINNGVLLNANLEQQLCKGIATLNRKSLSGEPRGKDTPFQELKGNLTFRNGVASNPDLKVRIPGMTVNGDGDIDLKVLGMDYRVGIIVEGDTSAMPDPACQVGEKFVGIEWPLRCRGPLELGAKACRVDNERLGQVATKMAGDKLSEKIDEKLGDKVSPELKNALKGLFKR